From Eptesicus fuscus isolate TK198812 chromosome 14, DD_ASM_mEF_20220401, whole genome shotgun sequence, one genomic window encodes:
- the CAV1 gene encoding caveolin-1 isoform X1 has protein sequence MSGGKYVDSETPLRRGWVGVAVQGHLYTVPTREQGNIYKPNNKAMADDMNERQVYDVHTKEIDLVNRDPKHLNDHVVKIDFEDVIAEPEGIHSFDGIWKASFTTFTVTKYWFYRLLSALVGIPLALLWGIYFAIVSFVHIWVVVPYIKSFLIEIQCFSRIYSICIHTLFDPLFEATGKIFSNVRISVQKEI, from the exons ATGTCTGGGGGCAAATACGTGGACTCCGAG ACGCCGTTGCGCCGAGGGTGGGTCGGAGTCGCGGTGCAG GGACATCTCTACACTGTTCCCACCCGGGAGCAGGGCAACATCTACAAGCCCAACAACAAGGCCATGGCAGACGACATGAACGAGAGGCAAGTGTACGACGTGCATACCAAGGAGATCGACCTGGTTAACCGGGACCCCAAGCATCTCAACGACCACGTGGTCAAG ATTGATTTTGAAGATGTGATTGCCGAACCAGAAGGAATACACAGTTTCGATGGCATCTGGAAGGCCAGCTTCACCACCTTCACTGTGACGAAATACTGGTTTTACCGCTTGCTGTCGGCCCTCGTGGGCATCCCACTGGCCCTCCTCTGGGGCATTTACTTCGCCATTGTTTCTTTCGTGCACATCTGGGTGGTTGTACCATACATTAAGAGTTTCCTGATCGAGATTCAGTGCTTCAGCCGTATCTATTCCATCTGCATCCACACCCTCTTTGACCCACTGTTTGAGGCTACTGGCAAAATATTCAGCAATGTCCGCATCAGTGtacagaaagaaatataa
- the CAV1 gene encoding caveolin-1 isoform X2, protein MSGGKYVDSEGHLYTVPTREQGNIYKPNNKAMADDMNERQVYDVHTKEIDLVNRDPKHLNDHVVKIDFEDVIAEPEGIHSFDGIWKASFTTFTVTKYWFYRLLSALVGIPLALLWGIYFAIVSFVHIWVVVPYIKSFLIEIQCFSRIYSICIHTLFDPLFEATGKIFSNVRISVQKEI, encoded by the exons ATGTCTGGGGGCAAATACGTGGACTCCGAG GGACATCTCTACACTGTTCCCACCCGGGAGCAGGGCAACATCTACAAGCCCAACAACAAGGCCATGGCAGACGACATGAACGAGAGGCAAGTGTACGACGTGCATACCAAGGAGATCGACCTGGTTAACCGGGACCCCAAGCATCTCAACGACCACGTGGTCAAG ATTGATTTTGAAGATGTGATTGCCGAACCAGAAGGAATACACAGTTTCGATGGCATCTGGAAGGCCAGCTTCACCACCTTCACTGTGACGAAATACTGGTTTTACCGCTTGCTGTCGGCCCTCGTGGGCATCCCACTGGCCCTCCTCTGGGGCATTTACTTCGCCATTGTTTCTTTCGTGCACATCTGGGTGGTTGTACCATACATTAAGAGTTTCCTGATCGAGATTCAGTGCTTCAGCCGTATCTATTCCATCTGCATCCACACCCTCTTTGACCCACTGTTTGAGGCTACTGGCAAAATATTCAGCAATGTCCGCATCAGTGtacagaaagaaatataa
- the CAV1 gene encoding caveolin-1 isoform X3 — MADDMNERQVYDVHTKEIDLVNRDPKHLNDHVVKIDFEDVIAEPEGIHSFDGIWKASFTTFTVTKYWFYRLLSALVGIPLALLWGIYFAIVSFVHIWVVVPYIKSFLIEIQCFSRIYSICIHTLFDPLFEATGKIFSNVRISVQKEI; from the exons ATGGCAGACGACATGAACGAGAGGCAAGTGTACGACGTGCATACCAAGGAGATCGACCTGGTTAACCGGGACCCCAAGCATCTCAACGACCACGTGGTCAAG ATTGATTTTGAAGATGTGATTGCCGAACCAGAAGGAATACACAGTTTCGATGGCATCTGGAAGGCCAGCTTCACCACCTTCACTGTGACGAAATACTGGTTTTACCGCTTGCTGTCGGCCCTCGTGGGCATCCCACTGGCCCTCCTCTGGGGCATTTACTTCGCCATTGTTTCTTTCGTGCACATCTGGGTGGTTGTACCATACATTAAGAGTTTCCTGATCGAGATTCAGTGCTTCAGCCGTATCTATTCCATCTGCATCCACACCCTCTTTGACCCACTGTTTGAGGCTACTGGCAAAATATTCAGCAATGTCCGCATCAGTGtacagaaagaaatataa